The proteins below come from a single Zea mays cultivar B73 chromosome 8, Zm-B73-REFERENCE-NAM-5.0, whole genome shotgun sequence genomic window:
- the LOC100279044 gene encoding uncharacterized protein LOC100279044, with protein sequence MAAQEGGMRLVSHPIAAHDGRLPRQYTAEGQGAKKDMSPPLEWYGVPEGARSLALLVQDIDADPIVPWTHWVVANIPPATRGLPEGFSGAAGAGPGRDQLGGLQEGVNDWKQPGWRGPVPPSHGHRIQFKLYALDDEVHLGNKVTRDKLMEAIDGHVLEEAELIAVFQGVVANN encoded by the exons GCAGGAGGGCGGCATGAGGCTGGTGTCGCACCCGATCGCGGCGCACGACGGGCGGCTGCCGCGGCAGTACACGGCGGAGGGGCAGGGCGCCAAGAAGGACATGTCGCCGCCGCTGGAATGGTACGGCGTGCCCGAGGGCGCGCGGTCGCTGGCGCTGCTGGTGCAGGACATCGACGCCGACCCCATCGTGCCGTGGACGCACTGGGTGGTGGCCAACATCCCGCCCGCCACCAGGGGCCTCCCCGAGGGGTTCTCCGGCGCCGCGGGGGCGGGGCCGGGGCGCGACCAGCTCGGCGGACTGCAGGAGGGGGTCAACGACTGGAAGCAGCCCGGCTGGCGCGGGCCCGTGCCGCCCTCCCACGGCCACCGCATCCAGTTCAAGCTCTACGCGCTCGACGACGAGGTGCACCTCGGCAACAAG GTGACCAGGGATAAGCTCATGGAGGCGATCGACGGGCACGTGCTGGAAGAAGCCGAGCTGATCGCCGTGTTCCAGGGAGTCGTCGCCAACAACTAA
- the LOC114803466 gene encoding uncharacterized protein LOC114803466, with amino-acid sequence MQTSGKMPSVPAGDQGGFVPATDVMTETIRVGASAPANADDATASSAGAAPAAAGLVAAVPGGPRAMRWNNNTSGFILRRMAQLLSDGSRPDKVFKDKDVNSVAKALKEYSGEAVSPTQVYNHLRKWRQKWSRVSKLKDLSGALWDSDSNAILLDQEHYLGHCKDHPKDAEFLNCPIRFYTEMEAIFGHAMATGKFALGSGEALGQNQVDSVAAKVEGPAFTYISEERAQTDVGEGSKATENPSIAVGRKRKRGNFSEDEMLMLTNMSDAVNNVANALRETGLAHVDANLYLAVMEMPGYSEEALIVAYTFLLDNKAQGRGFVHMTEAHRNIWLRTFLAKNYYM; translated from the exons ATGCAAACCAGTGGTAAGATGCCTTCAGTCCCAGCTGGTGATCAGGGTGGGTTTGTCCCAGCTACTGATGTGATGACTGAGACGATAAGGGTTGGTGCTAGTGCACCAGCTAACGCTGATGATGCTACTGCATCTAGTGCTGGTGCTGCTCCAGCAGCAGCTGGACTTGTTGCTGCTGTTCCCGGGGGTCCTAGGGCAATGAGGTGGAACAACAACACCTCTGGATTTATTCTTAGGAGGATGGCTCAACTTCTTAGTGATGGTAGCAGGCCTGACAAGGTCTTCAAGGACAAGGATGTCAACTCTGTTGCCAAAGCCCTTAAGGAGTACAGTGGGGAGGCAGTGAGCCCAACTCAGGTGTATAACCACTTGAGGAAATGGAGGCAGAAATGGTCTAGGGTGTCTAAGCTCAAAGACCTTAGTGGGGCTTTATGGGATAGTGACTCCAATGCTATCTTGCTTGATCAGGAGCACTACCTTGGCCACTGCAAG GACCATCCAAAAGATGCAGAGTTCCTAAACTGCCCTATTAGGTTCTACACTGAGATGGAGGCCATTTTTGGCCATGCTATGGCCACTGGCAAATTTGCACTTGGTTCTGGTGAAGCCTTAGGACAGAACCAGGTTGATAGTGTTGCTGCCAAGGTTGAGGGACCTGCCTTCACCTATATCTCTGAAGAGAGAGCACAAACTGATGTTGGAGAGGGTAGCAAGGCCACCGAGAACCCCTCCATAGCTGTGGGTaggaagaggaagagagggaACTTCAGTGAGGATGAGATGCTTATGTTGACCAATATGTCTGATGCAGTGAACAATGTGGCTAATGCCCTTAGAGAGACTGGACTTGCCCATGTGGATGCTAACCTCTACCTAGCTGTGATGGAGATGCCTGGCTATTCTGAGGAGGCACTGATTGTTGCCTACACCTTCCTCTTGGACAACAAGGCTCAAGGCAGGGGCTTTGTTCACATGACTGAGGCACATAGAAACATTTGGCTTAGGACCTTCCTAGCCAAGAACTACTACATGTAG
- the LOC109942017 gene encoding uncharacterized protein LOC109942017, translating to MVSFVTTRLKRKRIDPEVEPDPLVYVLREQSELHRQRTLNMIYNSTDVECISMLRMKRAPFFALCTTFRERGLVTDREGVSVEEQVAMFLHVVGHNQRFRVVHQAFRRSIQTVHKHFHQVLYAVGELRKELIKAPSPTTHPKITGSYRWNPYLKDCIGAIDGTHVLARVPRHMQQAFRGRKTNPTQNVMVAVDFDLKFTYVLADWEGSAHDALILADAIERDDGFTVPQGKFYLVDAGYACRTGFLPPFRGVRYHLSEFGSRNRPTNARELFNLRHSSLRVTVERAIGALKNRFRILDNKPFHKYKTQVKLVLACSILHNWILGFGIDEVVPNEEGFTGTMVDPLDDNGSQSQDSSAMAAKRDAICNVMWEGRGSSRI from the exons ATGGTTTCATTTGTTACAACTAGGcttaaaagaaaaaggattgatCCTGAAGTAGAGCCTGATCCTCTAGTCTATGTACTTAGGGAACAAAGTGAACTTCACAGACAGAGGACCCTCAACATGATTTACAACTCCACTGATGTAGAGTGCATTTCCATGCTTAGGATGAAGAGAGCCCCTTTTTTTGCTTTATGCAcgacctttagagagaggggactgGTAACTGATAGGGAGGGGGTGTCAGTAGAGGAGCAAGTTGCCATGTTCCTGCATGTTGTTGGTCACAACCAAAGGTTTAGAGTTGTGCACCAGGCCTTTAGGAGGTCCATTCAGACAGTACACAAGCACTTTCATCAGGTTTTGTATGCTGTTGGAGAGCTTAGGAAGGAACTTATCAAGGCACCTAGCCCTACCACTCACCCAAAGATCACTGGAAGCTATAGATGGAATCCATATTTAAAG GACTGCATTGGTGCCATTGATGGCACCCATGTGCTGGCAAGGGTGCCTAGACACATGCAGCAAGCTTTCAGGGGTAGGAAAACTAACCCGACACAAAATGTGATGGTTGCTGTGGACTTTGACCTCAAGTTCACATATGTTCTAGCTGACTGGGAGGGGTCTGCCCATGATGCACTTATCCTGGCTGATGCCATTGAGAGGGATGATGGGTTCACTGTCCCACAAG GTAAATTCTACTTGGTAGATGCGGGGTATGCATGCCGCACTGGCTTTCTACCCCCCTTCAGGGGGGTTAGGTACCATTTGAGTGAGTTTGGGAGCAGAAATCGACCTACCAATGCAAGAGAACTGTTCAACCTGAGACACTCATCACTTAGAGTTACTGTGGAGAGGGCTATAGGTGCATTGAAGAACAGGTTTCGTATCTTGGACAACAAGCCCTTTCACAAGTATAAGACACAAGTCAAGCTTGTGTTGGCATGCTCGATCCTGCATAACTGGATTTTAGGCTTTGGCATTGACGAAGTAGTGCCTAATGAGGAGGGTTTCACTGGCACAATGGTAGATCCACTAGATGACAATGGTAGCCAGAGCCAAGATTCCAGTGCCATGGCTGCAAAGAGGGATGCCATTTGCAATGTTATGTGGGAAGGGAGGGGAAGCTCTAGGATATGA